In Helianthus annuus cultivar XRQ/B chromosome 3, HanXRQr2.0-SUNRISE, whole genome shotgun sequence, a single window of DNA contains:
- the LOC110931678 gene encoding extensin-like, with amino-acid sequence MPPRLRGRGKGPMRGGPSSAGPSHRRTPSASFSTSDSHDMWGQPFEPARHSVSLSSSPSFHPSFGPFAPVEPEHSHHSHKSHHSHESYQSHHSLQSHSFHHSDSLYSPGQFNPAEYVNDFLGYNPLGPEDHFSQEMEMDDDPDPEMQTGTPGHPISISSGSPFQGSPYNGPDSFQEKMATYDWFFTPSYHSSPAQPPLEDPQLQVVSPPPLPIEEPPQQPPQPPPEPPRRRRNARMSVRGGPHFSSPRGSSSYPPIPEDPQMGGPSKAAPEDNPPQASYAPPMPPVGFDNPISTYPGPSGYNPYENPTGYPSDYVSQDPYLTAAHYHHHYPSTYPSMHPAGCPGQGYQYPPYQPPPPQQLQQQQQTQEILERLDKVEHKTKKNKERHNIFMKGLANLIKGKKK; translated from the coding sequence ATGCCTCCAAGACTAAGAGGACGTGGCAAGGGTCCCATGCGTGGAGGACCATCATCAGCTGGACCATCACACAGACGCACTCCATCGGCGTCCTTTTCCACCTCCGACTCTCATGATATGTGGGGTCAACCTTTCGAGCCGGCAAGACACTCAGTCTCGCTAAGCTCTTCGCCATCTTTTCATCCGTCCTTTGGGCCTTTTGCTCCAGTCGAGCCTGAACACTCTCACCATTCTCATAAGTCTCACCATTCGCACGAGTCTTACCAGTCTCACCACTCCTTGCAATCCCATTCATTTCACCACTCTGACTCCCTCTACTCCCCGGGACAGTTTAACCCAGCCGAATATGTTAATGATTTTCTTGGCTATAACCCATTGGGCCCTGAGGACCATTTCTCTCAGGAGATGGAAATGGATGATGACCCCGACCCGGAAATGCAAACAGGAACCCCGGGCCACCCTATCAGTATATCTAGTGGGTCTCCGTTCCAGGGATCACCTTATAATGGGCCTGACTCATTCCAGGAGAAAATGGCTACATATGATTGGTTCTTTACCCCGTCTTACCATAGCTCTCCGGCCCAGCCACCTTTGGAAGATCCTCAACTTCAAGTTGTCTCGCCACCACCACTCCCGATAGAGGAGCCACcgcagcagccaccgcagccaccTCCCGAGCCTCCGAGGCGAAGGAGGAACGCCCGCATGTCCGTAAGAGGAGGACCCCATTTCAGTTCTCCTCGTGGTTCGAGTTCCTATCCCCCTATTCCAGAGGACCCCCAGATGGGTGGGCCCTCAAAGGCGGCACCGGAGGATAATCCTCCGCAAGCTTCTTATGCACCACCTATGCCGCCTGTGGGATTTGATAACCCGATCTCGACGTACCCAGGTCCTTCCGGGTACAATCCTTATGAGAACCCAACGGGATACCCCTCGGACTATGTATCTCAAGATCCATATCTTACGGCTGCGCATTATCACCACCACTATCCTTCTACTTACCCTTCTATGCATCCAGCTGGATGCCCGGGTCAGGGTTACCAGTACCCGCCGTACCAGCCGCCTCCTCCCCAGCAGCTTCAGCAACAGCAACAAACCCAGGAAATTCTAGAGAGGCTAGATAAGGTCGAGCATAAGACTAAGAAGAACAAGGAAAGGCATAATATTTTCATGAAAGGTCTTGCGAACCTTATCAAGGGGAAGAAGAAGTAG